In one window of Microbacterium maritypicum DNA:
- the lnt gene encoding apolipoprotein N-acyltransferase, with translation MTATPTTLQDPHGHPQPTPPNRRARAVMPLAVALPVAAAAAVLMDLAYPEVGFWPAAFAATGLLLLALIGRSVWGAVAVGAAFGLLFFGLLVSWTTRYLGPVPWAALTVVEGTLTAVGIIPLALAYRWVPRAVPGPVGRLLLLPGLVAALWTGREVLLGAWPYGGLPWARLGITQADSPLVQTVSWVGVSGLTFLMVFTVAAAIEAIRTGLWRRPLPAAVPAVTALVLVLVPAFPTTPAGTMRVGAVQGNGPSGYFDQRTVGAIARAQGDATGPVLDADVDLVVWPEGLDADPFQTPWLAEYLTGISTRAGAPLLANAATTAGGNIYNTSFLWDPATTGATPQREQVQTHAKRHPVPFGEYVPDRAFYTLLAPDLVGLLQRDYAHGTDVPLVTVGGVPVGLAICFDVIYDEVIAESITAGAELLVFQTNNADFRGTDENLQQLAVARIRAVETGRTVVNVSTVGTSQIIRPDGSTLTGLPAGQAGALIADTDLRTGITPAVLIGQGVSAVTLWGGLGGLALTGAIAWRRRTPAVA, from the coding sequence ATGACCGCCACCCCGACGACCCTCCAGGACCCGCACGGGCACCCCCAACCCACCCCGCCGAACCGCCGTGCCCGGGCGGTGATGCCGTTGGCGGTGGCGTTGCCGGTCGCGGCGGCCGCGGCGGTGCTGATGGATCTCGCCTACCCGGAGGTGGGGTTCTGGCCGGCCGCGTTCGCCGCAACCGGGCTGCTGCTTCTCGCCCTGATCGGCCGGAGCGTGTGGGGGGCGGTGGCGGTCGGGGCGGCGTTCGGGTTGCTGTTCTTCGGGCTGCTGGTGTCCTGGACGACCCGGTATCTCGGGCCGGTGCCGTGGGCGGCACTGACCGTGGTGGAAGGGACCCTGACCGCGGTCGGGATCATCCCGCTGGCACTCGCCTACCGGTGGGTGCCGCGCGCCGTCCCCGGCCCGGTCGGACGCCTGCTGCTGCTGCCGGGCCTGGTGGCCGCGTTGTGGACGGGCCGGGAGGTGCTGCTGGGCGCCTGGCCGTACGGGGGGCTGCCGTGGGCGCGGCTCGGGATCACCCAAGCCGACAGCCCCCTCGTTCAGACGGTGTCCTGGGTCGGGGTGAGCGGGCTCACCTTCCTGATGGTTTTCACCGTCGCCGCCGCGATCGAAGCCATCCGGACCGGCTTGTGGCGTCGCCCGCTCCCCGCTGCCGTACCCGCCGTGACCGCCCTGGTGTTGGTCCTGGTCCCGGCGTTTCCCACCACACCGGCCGGGACGATGCGGGTCGGGGCGGTGCAAGGCAACGGCCCGTCCGGGTACTTCGACCAGCGCACCGTGGGGGCGATCGCCCGGGCGCAGGGGGACGCGACCGGCCCGGTGCTCGACGCGGATGTGGATCTGGTGGTGTGGCCGGAAGGGCTGGATGCTGACCCGTTCCAGACCCCGTGGCTGGCCGAGTATCTCACCGGCATCAGCACCCGGGCAGGTGCCCCGCTGCTGGCGAACGCGGCCACCACGGCGGGCGGCAACATCTACAACACGTCGTTCCTGTGGGACCCGGCCACCACCGGTGCCACGCCGCAGCGGGAGCAGGTGCAGACGCACGCGAAACGCCACCCGGTGCCGTTCGGCGAGTACGTGCCCGACCGGGCGTTCTACACCCTGCTCGCCCCCGACCTGGTCGGGCTGCTGCAACGCGACTACGCGCACGGCACGGACGTGCCGCTGGTCACCGTCGGCGGTGTGCCGGTGGGGTTGGCGATCTGCTTCGACGTGATCTACGACGAGGTCATCGCCGAGAGCATCACCGCCGGTGCGGAGCTGCTGGTGTTCCAGACCAACAACGCCGACTTCCGCGGCACGGACGAGAACCTGCAGCAGCTCGCGGTCGCCCGGATCCGCGCGGTAGAGACCGGCCGTACCGTGGTGAACGTCTCCACCGTCGGCACCAGCCAGATCATCCGCCCCGACGGCAGCACCCTCACCGGTCTGCCCGCCGGACAGGCCGGGGCGCTGATCGCCGACACCGACCTGCGCACCGGCATCACCCCCGCCGTCCTCATCGGGCAAGGCGTCTCCGCTGTCACCTTGTGGGGTGGGCTGGGTGGTCTCGCCCTCACCGGCGCGATCGCCTGGCGGCGGCGCACCCCTGCTGTGGCCTGA
- a CDS encoding flavin-containing monooxygenase: protein MRSGLTHRRAIIVGAGQAGLAVAAALIGLGFRPQQEFVVVDAATDRQRSWASRWHSMRLLSDARHSTLPVRPLPVDPHEHPRADEIANYLDQVQHTLGVDPFWGLRVVGVERVGHGSVLQLQTAEGDVQTRNVVCATGAATHPRIPAWAQQLRVPGVVLHSAHYQFPRQVPTGRVLIVGGGNSGVQLARELSTSHEVTLAVRTRRPHRPARTFPVHARAGSSWLGRPPAVQPVFGDSYHALRHAGVAVAPAVTGADGGQVTFADGSTLAPDSVILATGYDPGEDWLPAEATAARSRPAMTGLPGLFVAGIPAHSRPGADTLAGVSRDAAVIARTIADRP, encoded by the coding sequence ATGCGGTCGGGGTTGACGCATCGGCGGGCGATCATCGTCGGGGCCGGGCAGGCCGGGCTCGCGGTGGCCGCCGCGCTGATCGGGTTGGGGTTCCGGCCGCAGCAGGAGTTCGTGGTCGTCGACGCCGCCACGGACCGGCAACGCAGTTGGGCGTCCCGGTGGCATTCGATGCGGCTGCTATCCGACGCCCGCCACAGCACGCTGCCAGTCCGGCCTCTACCGGTGGACCCGCACGAGCACCCGCGGGCGGATGAGATCGCGAACTACCTGGACCAGGTGCAGCACACCCTGGGGGTGGACCCGTTCTGGGGGTTGCGTGTGGTCGGGGTGGAACGCGTCGGTCACGGGTCGGTGCTGCAGCTGCAGACCGCAGAGGGCGACGTGCAGACCCGCAACGTGGTGTGCGCGACCGGCGCCGCCACCCACCCCCGCATCCCTGCGTGGGCGCAGCAGCTGCGGGTGCCCGGGGTGGTGCTGCACAGCGCCCACTACCAATTCCCCCGGCAGGTGCCCACCGGGCGGGTGCTGATCGTCGGCGGCGGAAACAGCGGCGTGCAGCTGGCGCGAGAGCTATCCACCTCCCACGAGGTCACCCTCGCGGTCCGCACCCGGCGCCCGCACCGACCCGCCCGTACCTTCCCCGTCCACGCCCGGGCAGGCTCGTCCTGGCTGGGTCGCCCACCCGCCGTGCAGCCGGTGTTCGGCGACAGCTACCATGCGCTGCGTCACGCGGGTGTGGCGGTCGCCCCGGCGGTGACCGGCGCGGACGGCGGGCAGGTCACGTTCGCCGATGGCAGCACCCTCGCCCCGGACTCGGTAATCCTCGCCACCGGGTACGACCCCGGCGAGGACTGGCTCCCCGCCGAGGCGACCGCAGCCCGGTCCCGCCCGGCGATGACCGGGCTGCCGGGCTTGTTCGTCGCCGGGATCCCCGCCCACAGCCGCCCCGGAGCGGACACCCTCGCCGGGGTGTCCCGGGACGCCGCCGTAATCGCCCGCACCATCGCGGACCGGCCATGA
- a CDS encoding DUF4396 domain-containing protein, translated as MIQPIDYFLVAWFVLVAISTIWVGVDQFRHNPEPAVMKWGFILVTLYLGPIGALLYVLADKEPRPGEHEEFTRPLWKQGIGSTIHCVAGDATGIIVAAVVVASLGLPMWLDLIIEYAAGFAFGLFVFQALFMKNMMGGSYWQNVRRSFLPEFISMNLMMAGMAPVMSLLMMGRDMRAMLPTELLFWAVMSFGIAVGFVLAYPVNVWMVKKGLKHGLMTVRPQPATHPQEHDAHAQHSPRPEAHAGHDQAAGGASSPGSGHEAHQPSGAGAVTVPQLTVVGAFSAIALVVGMVAPANAVNMTLSAHDVGGLIMPPGMIMTRDTPAEAMRDMAAVDPRAATAAYDVDTRGDEVLEPARVEDGVRVFELTVSQIRWEILPGVTVDAYAYNGQIPGPRLQVTQGDRIRIDVTNELDESTTVHWHGLDVPNEMDGPAGITQDPIQPGDTYRYEYTVKQWGTFFYHSHDHADRQQALGLYGALIIDPADPGLQPPADREYTIQLQEWLSREGLTYPAMPMEGGMPNYFTINGKAYPATETIDMKVGETLRVRFIGSNTNDIHPMHIHGGPFTVVARDGAALTTAQQFQADTINVGPGQRYDVLWNALEPGQWLIHCHINHHTTNNNVETDGAGGLTMIINVTE; from the coding sequence TTGATTCAACCGATCGACTATTTCCTGGTCGCCTGGTTCGTGCTGGTCGCGATCAGCACGATCTGGGTCGGGGTGGACCAGTTCCGTCACAACCCGGAGCCGGCGGTGATGAAGTGGGGCTTCATCCTGGTCACCCTCTACCTGGGGCCGATCGGGGCGCTGCTGTATGTGCTCGCGGACAAGGAGCCACGGCCGGGAGAGCATGAGGAGTTCACCCGGCCGCTGTGGAAGCAGGGCATCGGCTCGACCATCCACTGCGTCGCGGGCGATGCCACCGGCATCATCGTCGCCGCCGTCGTCGTCGCGTCGCTGGGCCTGCCGATGTGGCTGGATCTGATCATCGAGTACGCCGCCGGGTTCGCGTTCGGGTTGTTCGTGTTCCAGGCCCTGTTCATGAAGAACATGATGGGCGGCAGCTACTGGCAGAACGTGCGCCGCTCGTTCCTGCCCGAGTTCATCAGCATGAACTTGATGATGGCGGGCATGGCGCCGGTGATGTCGCTGCTGATGATGGGCCGCGACATGCGGGCCATGCTGCCCACCGAGTTGCTGTTCTGGGCGGTGATGAGTTTCGGGATCGCGGTCGGGTTCGTGCTCGCTTACCCCGTGAACGTGTGGATGGTGAAGAAGGGCCTCAAGCACGGTCTGATGACCGTCCGCCCCCAGCCCGCCACCCACCCCCAGGAGCATGACGCGCACGCGCAGCACAGCCCGCGGCCGGAGGCGCACGCCGGCCACGACCAGGCGGCGGGCGGTGCGTCGTCGCCGGGGTCGGGGCATGAGGCGCACCAGCCTTCTGGCGCCGGAGCGGTGACCGTGCCGCAGCTGACCGTGGTCGGCGCGTTCTCCGCGATCGCGCTCGTGGTCGGGATGGTCGCCCCCGCTAACGCCGTCAACATGACTCTCAGCGCGCACGACGTCGGTGGGCTGATCATGCCGCCCGGGATGATCATGACCCGTGACACCCCCGCCGAGGCGATGCGGGACATGGCCGCCGTCGACCCGCGGGCCGCGACCGCCGCGTACGACGTGGACACCCGCGGTGATGAGGTGCTGGAACCTGCCCGCGTCGAGGACGGGGTGAGGGTGTTCGAGCTGACCGTGTCGCAGATCCGCTGGGAGATCCTCCCCGGCGTCACCGTCGACGCGTACGCGTACAACGGGCAGATCCCGGGGCCTCGGCTGCAGGTCACCCAGGGCGACCGGATCCGCATCGACGTGACCAACGAGCTCGACGAGTCCACGACCGTGCACTGGCACGGCCTGGACGTGCCCAACGAGATGGACGGGCCCGCCGGGATCACCCAGGATCCCATCCAACCCGGCGACACCTACCGGTACGAGTACACGGTGAAGCAGTGGGGCACGTTCTTCTACCACTCCCACGATCACGCCGACCGGCAGCAGGCCCTCGGCCTGTACGGGGCGCTGATCATCGACCCCGCCGACCCTGGCCTGCAGCCGCCTGCCGATCGCGAGTACACGATCCAGCTGCAGGAGTGGCTGTCCCGGGAGGGGCTGACCTATCCGGCGATGCCGATGGAAGGGGGCATGCCGAACTACTTCACCATCAACGGGAAGGCGTACCCGGCCACCGAGACCATCGACATGAAGGTGGGGGAGACCCTCCGGGTGCGGTTCATCGGCTCGAACACCAACGACATCCACCCGATGCACATCCACGGCGGCCCGTTCACCGTCGTCGCCCGCGACGGGGCGGCCCTCACCACGGCGCAGCAGTTCCAGGCCGACACGATCAACGTCGGGCCGGGACAACGCTACGACGTGCTCTGGAACGCGCTCGAGCCCGGCCAGTGGCTCATCCACTGCCACATCAACCACCACACCACCAACAACAACGTCGAAACCGACGGCGCTGGCGGCCTGACCATGATCATCAACGTCACCGAATAA
- a CDS encoding cytochrome c biogenesis CcdA family protein: MGEIITAGSIWAALPLALLAGLVSFASPCVLPLVPGYLGYLTGTTTTAGVSRWRALAGTGLFTLGFSVLFIGYGAAFGALGAWLIRWQDLLTRILGIVVLLMGLVFLGVFRLFQRTAKPAIHPPSGLAGAPLLGIAFGLGWTPCLGPTLAAISALSLTTGNPARGALLAVTYCLGLGLPFIAAAAGLNWATGSITFLRRHIRTINITGGVLMIATGIAMISGAWTLLTSSIQNLIGATVLPL, translated from the coding sequence ATGGGGGAGATCATCACCGCCGGCAGCATCTGGGCCGCCCTCCCCCTAGCCCTCCTCGCCGGGCTGGTGTCCTTCGCCTCCCCCTGCGTGCTCCCCCTCGTGCCCGGCTACCTCGGCTACCTCACCGGCACCACCACCACCGCGGGGGTCTCCCGGTGGCGGGCGCTGGCCGGGACCGGACTGTTCACCCTCGGCTTCTCCGTCCTGTTCATCGGCTACGGGGCCGCGTTCGGCGCCCTGGGGGCCTGGCTCATCCGCTGGCAAGATCTCCTCACCCGCATCCTCGGGATCGTGGTCCTGCTGATGGGGCTCGTGTTCCTCGGCGTGTTCCGGCTCTTCCAACGCACCGCGAAACCCGCCATCCACCCACCCAGCGGGCTGGCCGGAGCTCCCCTGCTCGGCATCGCGTTCGGGCTCGGCTGGACCCCGTGCCTGGGCCCCACCCTCGCCGCGATCTCCGCCCTCAGCCTCACCACCGGCAACCCCGCCCGCGGCGCCCTCCTCGCCGTCACCTACTGCCTGGGCCTGGGGTTGCCCTTCATCGCCGCCGCCGCCGGCCTGAACTGGGCCACCGGAAGCATCACGTTCCTGCGCCGCCACATCCGCACCATCAACATCACCGGCGGGGTCCTCATGATCGCCACCGGCATCGCGATGATCAGCGGAGCCTGGACACTCCTCACCTCCAGCATCCAGAACCTCATCGGAGCCACCGTGCTCCCCCTCTAA
- a CDS encoding TlpA family protein disulfide reductase translates to MRTPTTLTRPPRRAVTAAAVAVFGALVLLLAGCTAQTPGLLSSSPSPGYLSADETVREIPADQRDDPVTFTGTTDTGEQADSTAWAGSVVVVNFWYAACPPCRAEAPDLEALAQTYQPDGVVFIGVNVRDSADTAAAFENQFGITYPSILDATTGTVQAAFAGKAAPGAVPTTIVLDRTGRMAARIIGQLPTRTTLAALIDTVLAETSP, encoded by the coding sequence ATGCGCACCCCCACCACCCTGACACGCCCACCCCGCCGCGCCGTCACCGCCGCCGCGGTCGCCGTGTTCGGCGCGCTCGTCCTGCTTCTGGCCGGGTGCACCGCCCAGACGCCCGGCCTGTTGTCCTCCTCCCCGTCCCCGGGGTATCTGTCCGCGGACGAGACCGTGCGGGAGATCCCCGCCGACCAGCGCGACGACCCGGTCACCTTCACCGGCACCACCGACACCGGGGAGCAGGCGGATTCCACCGCGTGGGCGGGTTCGGTCGTTGTGGTGAACTTCTGGTACGCCGCCTGCCCGCCCTGCCGTGCCGAAGCGCCCGACCTGGAAGCCCTCGCCCAGACCTACCAGCCCGACGGTGTCGTGTTCATCGGCGTCAACGTGCGCGACAGCGCCGACACCGCCGCCGCGTTCGAGAACCAGTTCGGCATCACCTACCCGTCGATCCTGGACGCCACCACCGGCACGGTGCAAGCCGCGTTCGCCGGGAAAGCCGCCCCCGGCGCCGTGCCCACCACAATCGTCCTGGACCGCACCGGCCGGATGGCCGCCCGCATCATCGGGCAACTGCCTACCCGCACCACCCTCGCCGCCCTCATCGACACCGTCCTCGCCGAGACGAGCCCCTGA
- the ccsB gene encoding c-type cytochrome biogenesis protein CcsB, whose protein sequence is MTPFLDALSLLLVYSAIAIYAAAFVAYTLHLARRASTPAVPVTVRVPVTAGATSTTDPDLAGTPTAPAPDTAPGAAAAPGGGRGAGKAARVGFVLTVLGWVFHLAGVVLRGVAADRVPWANMFEFSLTGTALIIATFLAVSLRVRLAYLGSAVLGLTVLLLGVATVSFYVPVVPLMPALQSGWLVIHVLVALLATAFFGLAFLVSLTYLLTTRRRSLPSRLTRLRDSLPGPEDLDRLAYRLTIVGFILWTFTLIAGAIWAGRAWGRFWGWDVKEVWTFIIWVLYAGYLHATATRGWAGTRAAWLCIVGFAAVLFNFGVVNVFFTGLHSYSGL, encoded by the coding sequence ATGACCCCGTTCCTTGACGCCCTGTCCCTGCTGCTGGTGTACTCGGCGATCGCGATCTACGCCGCCGCATTCGTCGCCTACACCCTTCACCTCGCCCGCCGCGCCAGCACCCCTGCCGTCCCGGTCACCGTCCGGGTGCCGGTCACCGCCGGCGCCACCAGCACCACCGACCCGGACCTGGCAGGCACACCCACCGCCCCCGCCCCCGACACCGCACCCGGTGCCGCCGCTGCCCCGGGGGGCGGACGGGGGGCGGGGAAGGCGGCGCGGGTCGGGTTCGTGTTGACCGTGCTGGGCTGGGTGTTCCATCTTGCCGGGGTGGTGCTGCGCGGGGTCGCCGCGGACCGGGTGCCGTGGGCGAACATGTTCGAGTTCTCCCTCACCGGCACCGCCCTGATCATCGCCACCTTCCTGGCCGTGTCGCTGCGGGTGCGGCTGGCGTACCTGGGCAGCGCCGTGCTCGGGCTGACCGTGCTGCTGCTCGGCGTCGCGACGGTCAGCTTCTACGTCCCCGTCGTCCCCCTGATGCCCGCCCTGCAATCCGGGTGGCTGGTCATCCACGTGCTGGTCGCGCTGCTGGCGACCGCGTTCTTCGGGCTCGCGTTCCTCGTCTCCCTCACCTACCTGCTCACCACCCGCCGCCGCAGCCTCCCCTCCCGGCTCACCCGGCTGCGGGACAGTCTGCCCGGGCCGGAGGATCTGGACCGACTCGCATACCGGCTGACGATCGTCGGGTTCATCCTGTGGACCTTCACCCTGATCGCCGGGGCGATCTGGGCCGGCCGCGCCTGGGGCAGGTTCTGGGGGTGGGACGTGAAAGAGGTGTGGACGTTCATCATCTGGGTGCTCTACGCCGGATACCTGCACGCCACCGCCACCCGCGGCTGGGCCGGCACCCGCGCCGCCTGGCTGTGCATCGTCGGCTTCGCCGCCGTGCTGTTCAACTTCGGCGTCGTCAACGTCTTCTTCACCGGCCTGCACTCCTACTCCGGACTGTGA
- the resB gene encoding cytochrome c biogenesis protein ResB, producing the protein MRVSIRSEQAPQLPADHVDRPVEERTNPRLSVSGWARWAWRQLTSMRTALVLLLLLAVAAIPGSLIPQRSSDPNGVIQFDKTNPGWMWAVDLLQLHDVFGSVWFSAIYLLLFASLIGCVIPRIRHHLTALLAPPPATPRNLSRLPAHTRRVLPDTPPGAVLDAAEKALRRQRYRTRRVRGDDGRDSVAAERGYLRETGNLLFHVALLAVLVVVGVGGGFRFTGQRVLVEGQTFASTRIAYDSFTAGRFITDTQIPAFSLTLDRFRVDYVLDNVNALGMPKTFDAQVTTTTGGTRQASSIRVNEPLPVAGTDIYLLGNGYAPTLTVRNPAGKIVFRDTVPFLPQDANLTSLGIVKVPDGLAEQVGLVGMLYPTRATTASGAFASSYPDLLDPVVTFNVYVGDLGLNTGVPVSVYALDTSTLTQIAGRGTPTPALQLVPGTPVPLPDELGTIELGPIPRFASLEIAADPTQTPTLIAAVVAMAGLALSLFVPRRRLWVRATTGRDGGTVLEVAGLARGDDPRLQPTVDTLATRLTPSPAPLRGGSDDPVP; encoded by the coding sequence ATGCGCGTGTCGATCCGCAGTGAGCAGGCCCCGCAGCTGCCCGCCGATCACGTCGACCGGCCGGTGGAGGAGCGCACGAATCCGCGCCTGAGCGTGTCGGGGTGGGCGCGGTGGGCGTGGCGGCAGCTGACCAGCATGCGCACCGCCCTGGTGTTGTTGCTGCTGCTCGCGGTGGCCGCGATCCCCGGGTCGTTGATCCCGCAACGCTCCTCCGACCCGAACGGGGTGATCCAGTTCGACAAGACCAACCCGGGCTGGATGTGGGCGGTGGACCTGCTGCAGCTGCACGACGTGTTCGGGTCGGTGTGGTTCTCCGCGATCTACCTGCTGTTGTTCGCGTCGCTGATCGGCTGCGTCATCCCCCGCATCCGCCACCACCTGACCGCGCTGCTCGCCCCGCCCCCGGCCACCCCCCGCAACCTGTCCCGCCTGCCCGCCCACACCCGCCGCGTCCTCCCCGACACGCCCCCCGGTGCGGTCTTGGACGCGGCCGAGAAGGCGCTGCGTCGGCAGCGGTACCGCACCCGCCGGGTCCGCGGCGACGACGGACGGGACTCGGTCGCAGCCGAGCGCGGCTACCTGCGGGAGACCGGGAACCTGCTGTTCCACGTGGCGCTGCTGGCGGTGCTGGTCGTGGTCGGCGTCGGCGGCGGGTTCCGGTTCACCGGGCAGCGGGTGCTGGTGGAGGGGCAGACGTTCGCGTCCACCCGGATCGCGTACGACTCGTTCACCGCCGGCCGGTTCATCACTGACACGCAGATCCCGGCGTTCTCCCTCACCCTGGACCGGTTCCGCGTCGACTACGTCCTGGACAACGTCAACGCGCTCGGCATGCCGAAGACGTTCGACGCGCAGGTCACGACCACCACTGGCGGCACCCGGCAGGCCTCCAGCATCCGGGTCAACGAGCCGCTGCCGGTGGCTGGCACCGACATCTATCTGCTCGGCAACGGGTACGCCCCCACCCTCACCGTCCGAAACCCGGCCGGGAAGATCGTGTTCCGTGACACGGTCCCGTTCCTGCCGCAGGACGCGAATTTGACCAGCTTGGGCATCGTGAAGGTTCCCGACGGGCTGGCCGAGCAGGTCGGCCTGGTCGGGATGCTGTACCCCACCCGCGCGACCACCGCCTCTGGGGCGTTCGCGTCCAGCTACCCGGACCTGCTGGACCCGGTCGTCACCTTCAACGTGTACGTCGGCGACCTGGGCCTGAACACCGGGGTCCCGGTGTCGGTGTACGCACTGGACACCAGCACCCTCACCCAGATCGCCGGGCGGGGCACCCCCACCCCCGCCCTGCAGTTGGTCCCCGGCACCCCGGTTCCGCTGCCGGACGAGCTGGGCACGATCGAGCTCGGCCCGATCCCCCGATTCGCGTCGCTGGAGATCGCCGCCGACCCCACCCAAACCCCCACTCTGATCGCCGCGGTCGTCGCGATGGCCGGGTTGGCCCTGTCCCTGTTCGTGCCCCGCCGCCGCCTTTGGGTCCGCGCAACCACCGGCCGGGACGGCGGCACGGTGCTTGAGGTCGCCGGGCTCGCCCGCGGCGACGACCCCCGCCTGCAACCCACCGTCGACACCCTCGCCACCCGCCTCACCCCTTCCCCCGCACCCCTTCGAGGAGGCTCTGATGACCCCGTTCCTTGA